In a genomic window of Pseudomonas oryzihabitans:
- a CDS encoding adenosylmethionine--8-amino-7-oxononanoate transaminase, whose amino-acid sequence MTNQDWMRRDLEVLWHPCTQMKDHEQLPVIPIRRGEGVWLEDFDGKRYLDAVSSWWVNVFGHANPRINARIKAQVDQLEHVILAGFSHQPVIELSERLVALTPAGLDRVFYADNGSSCIEVALKMSYHYWRNVGQPEKRRFVTLTNSYHGETVAAMSVGDVALFTETYQGLLLDTLKVPSPDCYLRPEGMDWETHSRQMFAHMERTLAEHHRSVAAVIVEPLIQGATGMRMYHPVYLRLLREACDRYGVHLIHDEIAVGFGRTGTMFACEQAGIRPDFLCLSKALTGGYLPLAACLTTDEVYQAFYADYDTLRAFLHSHSYTGNPLACAAALATLDIFAEDDVIVANQPLARRMAEATAHLVEHPQVGEVRQTGMALAIEMTADKARRTPYPWQERRGLAVYQHALSRGALLRPLGNVVYFLPPYVITPEQIDFLAEVATQGIDLATRTSVSVALSDLHPNHRDPG is encoded by the coding sequence ATGACCAATCAAGACTGGATGCGCCGCGACCTGGAGGTGCTCTGGCACCCCTGCACCCAGATGAAGGATCACGAGCAACTGCCGGTGATCCCGATCCGCCGTGGCGAGGGGGTCTGGCTGGAGGACTTCGACGGCAAGCGCTACCTGGACGCCGTCAGCTCCTGGTGGGTCAACGTCTTCGGCCATGCCAATCCGCGCATCAACGCGCGCATCAAGGCCCAGGTCGACCAGCTGGAGCACGTCATCCTCGCCGGCTTCAGCCACCAGCCGGTGATCGAGCTGTCCGAACGCCTGGTCGCCCTGACCCCGGCCGGCCTCGACCGGGTGTTCTACGCCGACAACGGCTCCTCCTGCATCGAGGTGGCGCTGAAGATGAGCTATCACTACTGGCGCAACGTGGGCCAGCCGGAGAAACGCCGCTTCGTCACCCTGACCAACAGCTATCACGGCGAGACGGTGGCAGCCATGTCGGTGGGGGACGTGGCGCTGTTCACCGAGACCTACCAGGGCCTGCTGCTGGACACCCTCAAGGTGCCCAGTCCGGACTGCTACCTGCGCCCTGAGGGCATGGACTGGGAAACGCATTCGCGGCAGATGTTCGCGCACATGGAACGCACCCTGGCCGAGCATCACCGGAGCGTCGCCGCGGTCATCGTCGAGCCGCTGATCCAGGGCGCCACCGGCATGCGCATGTACCATCCGGTCTATCTGCGCCTCCTGCGCGAGGCCTGCGACCGCTATGGTGTGCACCTGATCCACGACGAGATCGCCGTGGGCTTCGGCCGCACCGGGACGATGTTCGCCTGCGAACAGGCCGGCATCCGCCCGGATTTCCTCTGTTTGTCCAAGGCCCTGACCGGCGGCTACCTGCCGCTGGCCGCCTGCCTGACCACCGACGAGGTCTACCAGGCCTTCTACGCCGACTACGACACCCTGCGCGCCTTCCTGCATTCCCACAGCTACACCGGCAATCCGCTGGCCTGCGCCGCCGCCCTGGCGACCCTGGACATCTTCGCCGAGGACGACGTCATCGTGGCCAACCAGCCGCTGGCCCGGCGCATGGCCGAGGCCACCGCGCACCTGGTCGAGCATCCCCAGGTCGGCGAGGTACGCCAGACCGGCATGGCCCTGGCCATCGAGATGACCGCCGACAAGGCCCGCCGCACGCCCTATCCCTGGCAGGAAAGACGCGGCCTCGCCGTCTACCAGCACGCCCTCTCCCGTGGCGCCCTGTTGCGCCCGCTGGGCAACGTGGTCTACTTCCTGCCGCCCTATGTGATCACCCCGGAGCAGATCGACTTCCTCGCCGAGGTGGCGACCCAGGGCATCGACCTGGCAACCCGCACCTCGGTCAGCGTCGCCCTGAGTGATCTGCACCCCAACCACCGCGATCCCGGCTGA
- a CDS encoding flavin monoamine oxidase family protein has product MSSRWTGFTVCLAAGVFATSLSAGAAEKAHKEAHKEVHKAPEKAAAAPAAPSGPSVIVVGAGMAGLASAYELQQAGWNVTLLEAGPRVGGRSGLASSEWIGDAKAQPVLNHYLDTFKLKTVDAPSFVRTPGYLIEGQYYSQDDLAQKLPAVADALKRVDKSLDDLAAAISDPLQPIATPTLHALDQINAATWLDKQNLPPLARQLINQRIRTRYDEPSRLSLLYLAQQTRVYRGVDDKDLRAARLPGGSEVLAQAFAKQIKTIKTDNKVSSIVQDKDGVTVKTGPTGYKADYVVMAVPLRALGQVQMTPALDATQQAAIKGTTYGWRDQILLKFKTPVWDSKSRMSGEIYSDQGLGMLWVEPDVKGGANVLVNLTGDSARLVQAFGDKQMVDQVLIRFHAFYPKARGAFSGYEVRRYSRDPGVGGAYLAYGPGQITRYWRLWEKPTGRMIFAGEHTDPLHPGTLEGALASGQRAAQQVRDLKAGKAVVPVVAGADTKAPAQPAAAAPKAAEAAPAKASSEHGFFWKLFHWSF; this is encoded by the coding sequence ATGTCGTCGCGTTGGACAGGTTTTACCGTCTGCTTGGCAGCCGGCGTATTCGCTACCAGCCTGAGCGCAGGCGCCGCCGAGAAGGCGCATAAAGAAGCGCACAAAGAGGTGCACAAGGCACCGGAAAAGGCCGCTGCCGCGCCGGCCGCGCCCAGCGGCCCCTCGGTGATCGTGGTCGGTGCCGGCATGGCCGGTCTGGCTTCGGCCTATGAACTGCAGCAGGCCGGCTGGAACGTGACTCTGTTGGAAGCCGGCCCGCGGGTGGGCGGTCGCTCGGGCCTGGCCTCCAGCGAATGGATCGGCGATGCCAAGGCCCAGCCGGTGCTCAACCATTACCTGGACACCTTCAAGCTCAAGACCGTGGACGCGCCGTCGTTCGTGCGCACCCCGGGCTACCTGATCGAAGGCCAGTACTACTCCCAGGACGACCTGGCGCAGAAGCTGCCGGCCGTGGCCGATGCGCTCAAGCGCGTTGACAAGTCACTGGACGACTTGGCCGCCGCCATCAGCGATCCGCTGCAGCCGATCGCCACCCCGACCCTGCACGCTCTCGACCAGATCAACGCCGCCACCTGGCTGGACAAGCAGAACCTGCCGCCGCTGGCGCGTCAGCTGATCAACCAGCGCATCCGGACCCGCTACGACGAGCCCTCGCGACTGTCGTTGCTCTACCTCGCCCAGCAGACCCGCGTCTATCGCGGCGTCGACGACAAGGACCTGCGCGCCGCCCGCCTGCCCGGTGGCAGCGAGGTCCTGGCCCAGGCCTTCGCCAAGCAGATCAAGACGATCAAGACCGACAACAAGGTGTCGAGCATCGTCCAGGACAAGGACGGCGTGACGGTCAAGACCGGCCCTACCGGCTACAAGGCCGACTACGTGGTCATGGCGGTGCCGCTGCGCGCCCTCGGCCAGGTACAAATGACCCCGGCGCTGGACGCCACCCAGCAGGCGGCGATCAAGGGCACCACCTACGGCTGGCGCGACCAGATCCTGCTCAAGTTCAAGACCCCGGTGTGGGACAGCAAGTCGCGCATGAGCGGTGAGATCTACAGCGACCAGGGCCTGGGCATGCTGTGGGTGGAGCCGGACGTGAAGGGCGGCGCCAATGTGCTGGTCAACCTGACCGGCGACAGCGCGCGGCTGGTACAGGCCTTCGGCGACAAGCAGATGGTCGACCAGGTGCTGATCCGCTTCCATGCCTTCTATCCCAAGGCGCGGGGTGCCTTCTCCGGCTACGAGGTGCGTCGCTACAGCCGCGATCCGGGCGTGGGCGGGGCCTATCTGGCCTATGGTCCGGGGCAGATCACCCGCTACTGGCGGCTGTGGGAAAAGCCCACCGGCCGGATGATCTTCGCCGGCGAGCACACCGATCCGCTGCATCCGGGCACCCTGGAAGGGGCCCTGGCCAGTGGTCAGCGCGCTGCGCAGCAGGTCCGCGACCTCAAGGCCGGCAAGGCCGTGGTTCCGGTGGTCGCCGGTGCCGATACCAAGGCGCCGGCGCAACCGGCGGCCGCTGCGCCCAAGGCCGCCGAGGCCGCGCCGGCCAAGGCCAGCAGCGAGCACGGCTTCTTCTGGAAGCTGTTCCACTGGTCGTTCTGA
- a CDS encoding cytochrome b: MHWRNDGLRYGLVSLVLHWVMALAIIAMFASGLWMRTLDYYDSWYHTAPELHKSAGILLLIALVLRLLWRLVSPPPPVEGSPLVRRAAGAGHLLLYALMLTVMVAGYLISTADGVAIDVFGWFKVPATLSGLQDQADIAGKVHLWCAWTLIILAGLHVLAALKHHFVDRDGTLVRMLGRVHTPH; this comes from the coding sequence ATGCACTGGCGCAACGACGGCCTTCGCTACGGTCTGGTCAGTCTGGTTCTGCATTGGGTCATGGCCCTGGCGATCATCGCCATGTTCGCCTCCGGCCTCTGGATGCGGACCCTGGACTACTACGACAGCTGGTACCACACCGCCCCCGAATTGCATAAGAGCGCTGGCATCCTGCTACTGATCGCTCTGGTGCTGCGCCTGCTCTGGCGTCTGGTCAGCCCGCCGCCACCGGTCGAGGGTAGTCCCCTGGTACGCCGCGCCGCGGGTGCCGGCCATTTGCTGCTCTATGCGCTGATGCTCACCGTGATGGTGGCCGGCTATCTGATTTCCACCGCCGATGGCGTGGCCATCGATGTCTTCGGCTGGTTCAAGGTTCCCGCGACCCTGAGCGGTCTGCAGGATCAGGCCGATATCGCCGGCAAGGTCCATCTCTGGTGCGCCTGGACGCTGATCATCCTCGCCGGTCTGCACGTGCTGGCCGCGCTCAAGCACCACTTCGTCGACCGCGACGGCACCCTGGTCCGGATGCTCGGCCGGGTCCATACACCGCATTGA
- a CDS encoding YceI family protein, producing the protein MLKKTVAALALGTALLGAGQAMAADYKIDKQGQHAFIQFRIQHLGYSWLYGTFKDFDGAFTFDPKDPAADKVKVTVNTDSVDTNHAERDKHLRSADFLNVAAHPQATFVSTKVTPTGEGTADVAGDLTLNGVTKPVVIKAHFLGEGKDPWGGYRAGFEGTTTLKLKDFNIQKDLGPKSQDVELMMSFEGVRQ; encoded by the coding sequence ATGCTGAAGAAAACCGTTGCCGCCCTGGCCCTGGGTACCGCTCTGCTGGGCGCTGGTCAGGCCATGGCCGCCGATTACAAGATCGACAAGCAGGGCCAGCATGCCTTCATCCAGTTCCGTATCCAGCACCTGGGTTACAGCTGGCTGTACGGCACCTTCAAGGACTTCGACGGCGCCTTCACCTTCGATCCCAAGGATCCGGCTGCCGACAAGGTCAAGGTGACCGTCAACACCGACAGCGTCGACACCAACCACGCCGAGCGCGACAAGCACCTGCGCAGCGCCGACTTCCTCAACGTCGCCGCCCACCCGCAGGCCACCTTCGTGTCGACCAAGGTCACCCCCACCGGCGAAGGCACCGCCGACGTCGCGGGCGACCTGACCCTGAACGGCGTGACCAAGCCGGTCGTCATCAAGGCCCACTTCCTGGGCGAAGGCAAGGATCCCTGGGGTGGCTACCGCGCCGGCTTCGAGGGCACCACCACCCTCAAGCTCAAGGACTTCAACATCCAGAAGGACCTCGGGCCGAAGTCCCAGGACGTGGAGCTGATGATGTCCTTCGAAGGTGTTCGCCAGTAA
- a CDS encoding efflux RND transporter periplasmic adaptor subunit: protein MQIKPAHAYFAPALLAIALALGACGKQENKEQQQPQKPVAVGVVTIEPRTVTLTDELPGRTSAFRIAEVRPQVSGILLKRNFVEGGDVKAGQQLYQIDPRTYEANVNSAKASLAQAQATLASNRLKAQRYAALVKEQAISKQEADDALSMQRQNEAQVESAKAALRNAEINLAYTKVAAPISGRIGRSMMTEGALVTADQTSALTSITQLDPIYVDVTQSATDLLRLRRELDSGQLQRVQGENAAEVKLVLEDGSAYSRPGKLKFAEVSVDQGTGSVVIRAEFPNPDKLLLPGMFVRARLQAGVRQDALLVPQQGVTRDIKGQPTAMVVTAEGKVEQRVLKTERTVGSDWLVTDGIKPGDKVITEGLQKVRPGATVTATPASNVASAGQPPAGQGQ from the coding sequence ATGCAGATCAAGCCGGCGCATGCCTACTTCGCTCCCGCCCTGCTGGCCATTGCCTTGGCCCTGGGCGCCTGTGGCAAGCAGGAGAACAAGGAACAGCAACAACCGCAGAAGCCTGTCGCAGTCGGCGTGGTCACCATCGAACCGCGGACCGTGACGCTGACCGACGAATTGCCCGGCCGCACCTCGGCCTTCCGTATCGCCGAGGTCCGTCCCCAGGTGAGCGGCATCCTGCTCAAGCGCAACTTCGTCGAAGGCGGTGACGTCAAGGCCGGGCAGCAGCTCTACCAGATCGATCCCCGTACCTACGAAGCCAACGTCAACTCGGCCAAGGCCTCGCTGGCCCAGGCCCAGGCCACGCTGGCCTCCAATCGGCTCAAGGCGCAGCGCTATGCCGCCCTGGTCAAGGAGCAGGCGATCAGCAAGCAGGAGGCCGACGATGCCCTGTCCATGCAGCGGCAGAACGAGGCCCAGGTGGAGTCGGCCAAGGCCGCGCTGCGCAACGCCGAGATCAACCTGGCCTACACCAAGGTCGCCGCGCCCATCTCCGGCCGTATCGGCCGTTCGATGATGACCGAAGGCGCCCTGGTCACCGCCGACCAGACCAGCGCCCTGACCAGCATCACCCAGCTCGATCCCATCTACGTCGACGTGACCCAGTCCGCCACCGACCTGCTGCGCCTGCGCCGTGAGCTGGACAGCGGCCAGCTGCAGCGCGTCCAGGGCGAGAACGCCGCCGAGGTCAAGCTGGTGCTGGAAGACGGCAGTGCCTACAGTCGCCCCGGCAAGCTGAAGTTCGCCGAGGTGTCGGTGGATCAGGGCACCGGCTCGGTGGTGATTCGCGCCGAATTCCCCAACCCCGACAAGCTGCTGCTGCCCGGCATGTTCGTGCGCGCACGGCTGCAGGCCGGGGTCCGTCAGGATGCCTTGCTGGTACCCCAGCAGGGCGTGACCCGCGACATCAAGGGCCAGCCCACCGCCATGGTGGTCACCGCCGAGGGCAAGGTCGAGCAGCGGGTGCTCAAGACCGAGCGCACCGTCGGCAGCGATTGGCTGGTTACCGATGGCATCAAACCGGGTGACAAGGTCATCACCGAAGGCCTGCAGAAGGTCCGCCCCGGTGCCACCGTCACCGCCACGCCGGCGAGCAATGTCGCCTCCGCCGGGCAACCGCCGGCGGGTCAGGGTCAGTAA
- a CDS encoding efflux RND transporter permease subunit — MSKFFIDRPIFAWVIALVIMLAGILSIINLPINQYPNIAAPAVSIQVTYPGASAQTVQDTVVQVIEQQMNGIDNLRYISSESNSDGSMTIIVTFNQGTNPDIAQVQVQNKLQLATPLLPQEVQQQGMRVAKYQRNFMMVVGLVSMDGSLTKEDLSNYIVSNLRDPLARTSGVGDFQVFGAQYAMRIWLDPEKLVKYQLTPVDVTSAIQSQNVQIASGQLGGLPAVPGQQLNATIIGKTRLTSVEEFGKIFLKVNQDGSQVRLRDVARIELGGENYAIDAQFDGKPASGMALRLATGANALDTAKAVRATIDRLKPFMPAGMEVVYPYDTTPVVTASIHEVVKTLGEAILLVFLVMFLFLQNFRATLIPTIAVPVVLLGTFAVLLAAGFTINILTMFGMVLAIGLLVDDAIVVVENVERVMAEEGLSPKEATRKSMGQIQGALVGIALVLSAVFVPMAFFGGSTGVIYRQFSITIVSSMVLSVLVALILTPALCATLLKPVEKGHHEKRGFFGWFNRTFEKGQHRYERSVAAVVRHKVPFLLIYLAIVAVMAFLFTRVQTSFLPEEDQGVIFVQVTTPPGSSAERTQQVLDTMRETMMKNDAGAISSMFTVNGFNFAGRGQSSGLAFVQLKPWDQRTAANESASAVAGRAMGYLSQIKDAIIYAVVPPAVMELGNATGFDFYLQDQGGVGHEALMAARNQLLGMAAQNPKLSQTRPNGLDDEPQYRLIVDDEKVRALGVSQSDVNQTLSIGWASSYVNDFIDRGRVKKVYVQGEASSRMNPQDFDKWYVRNGSGEMVPVSAFVRGEWTYGSPKLERYNGVSSVEILGSPAPGYSSGDAMAEIERMAKDLPQGVGVAWTGLSYEERLAGSQELYLYMLSILVVFLCLAALYESWSIPVAVILVVPLGVVGAIAATYFRGLGNDVFFKVGLLTTIGLAAKNAILIVEFAKELHESGKSVVDAAVEAARMRLRPILMTSMAFILGVVPLAISSGASSGSQHAVGTGVIGGMLTATVLAIFWIPMFYVLVSSLFKDKASKEQEAHGKEGH, encoded by the coding sequence ATGTCCAAGTTCTTCATCGACCGGCCCATCTTCGCCTGGGTAATCGCCCTGGTGATCATGCTCGCCGGCATCCTGTCGATCATCAATCTGCCGATCAACCAGTATCCGAACATCGCAGCTCCTGCGGTCTCGATCCAGGTTACCTACCCGGGCGCTTCGGCGCAGACGGTGCAGGACACCGTGGTCCAGGTCATCGAACAGCAGATGAACGGGATCGATAACCTCAGGTACATCTCCTCGGAGTCCAACTCCGATGGCAGCATGACCATCATCGTGACCTTCAACCAGGGCACCAACCCTGACATCGCCCAGGTCCAGGTGCAGAACAAGCTGCAGCTGGCCACTCCGTTGCTGCCCCAGGAAGTGCAGCAGCAGGGCATGCGCGTGGCCAAGTACCAGCGCAACTTCATGATGGTGGTGGGCCTGGTGTCCATGGACGGCTCCTTGACCAAGGAGGACCTGTCCAACTACATCGTCTCCAACCTGCGCGATCCCCTGGCGCGGACCAGCGGGGTCGGTGACTTCCAGGTGTTCGGCGCCCAGTACGCCATGCGTATCTGGCTGGACCCGGAGAAGCTGGTGAAGTACCAGCTGACCCCGGTCGACGTGACCAGCGCCATCCAGAGCCAGAACGTGCAGATCGCCTCCGGTCAGCTCGGTGGCCTGCCAGCGGTCCCGGGTCAGCAGCTCAACGCCACCATCATCGGCAAGACCCGTCTGACCAGCGTGGAGGAGTTCGGCAAGATCTTCCTTAAGGTCAACCAGGACGGCTCCCAGGTACGCCTGCGTGACGTGGCGCGGATTGAGCTGGGCGGCGAGAACTACGCCATCGATGCCCAGTTCGACGGCAAGCCGGCCTCCGGCATGGCCTTGCGCCTGGCCACCGGGGCCAACGCCCTGGACACCGCCAAGGCGGTACGCGCCACCATCGACCGGCTCAAGCCGTTCATGCCGGCCGGCATGGAGGTGGTCTATCCCTATGACACCACGCCGGTGGTGACCGCCTCCATCCACGAGGTGGTCAAGACCCTGGGCGAGGCCATCCTGCTGGTGTTCCTGGTGATGTTCCTGTTCCTGCAGAACTTCCGGGCCACCCTGATTCCCACCATCGCCGTACCCGTGGTCTTGCTGGGCACCTTCGCGGTGCTGCTGGCCGCCGGGTTCACCATTAACATCCTGACCATGTTCGGCATGGTGCTCGCCATCGGCCTGCTGGTGGACGATGCCATCGTGGTGGTGGAAAACGTCGAGCGGGTGATGGCCGAGGAGGGGCTCTCGCCCAAGGAGGCCACCCGCAAGTCCATGGGCCAGATCCAGGGCGCCCTGGTGGGCATCGCCCTGGTGCTGTCGGCGGTGTTCGTGCCCATGGCCTTCTTTGGCGGTTCCACCGGGGTGATCTATCGCCAGTTCTCCATCACCATCGTTTCGTCCATGGTGTTGTCGGTACTGGTGGCCTTGATCCTCACGCCGGCACTTTGCGCCACCTTGCTCAAGCCGGTGGAAAAGGGGCATCACGAGAAGCGCGGCTTCTTCGGCTGGTTCAACCGCACCTTCGAGAAGGGCCAGCACCGCTACGAGCGCAGCGTGGCTGCGGTAGTCCGCCATAAGGTGCCCTTCCTGCTGATCTACCTGGCGATCGTCGCAGTGATGGCCTTCTTGTTCACCCGGGTGCAGACCTCCTTCCTGCCGGAAGAGGACCAGGGCGTGATCTTCGTCCAGGTCACCACGCCACCGGGCTCTTCGGCCGAGCGCACCCAGCAGGTGCTCGACACCATGCGCGAGACGATGATGAAGAACGATGCGGGCGCCATCAGCTCGATGTTCACCGTCAACGGCTTCAACTTCGCCGGTCGCGGCCAAAGCTCGGGCCTGGCGTTCGTCCAGCTCAAGCCTTGGGACCAGCGGACGGCGGCCAATGAAAGCGCCAGTGCCGTGGCCGGTCGAGCCATGGGCTATCTGTCGCAGATCAAGGACGCCATCATCTACGCCGTCGTTCCGCCGGCGGTGATGGAGTTGGGCAATGCCACCGGTTTCGACTTCTACCTGCAGGACCAGGGCGGCGTCGGCCACGAGGCCTTGATGGCCGCGCGCAACCAGTTGCTCGGCATGGCGGCGCAGAATCCCAAGCTGAGCCAGACCCGACCCAATGGCCTCGACGACGAGCCGCAGTACCGACTCATCGTCGACGACGAGAAGGTCCGGGCACTGGGCGTGTCCCAGAGCGACGTCAACCAGACGCTGTCCATCGGCTGGGCCTCCAGCTACGTCAACGACTTCATCGACCGTGGTCGGGTGAAGAAGGTGTACGTCCAGGGCGAAGCCAGTTCGCGGATGAATCCCCAGGACTTCGACAAGTGGTATGTGCGCAATGGCTCGGGCGAGATGGTGCCGGTCTCGGCCTTCGTCCGTGGCGAGTGGACCTATGGCTCGCCCAAGCTGGAGCGCTATAACGGGGTCTCCTCGGTGGAAATCCTCGGCTCGCCCGCGCCGGGCTACAGTTCCGGTGATGCCATGGCCGAGATCGAGCGCATGGCCAAGGACCTGCCGCAGGGCGTCGGTGTCGCCTGGACCGGCCTGTCCTACGAGGAACGCCTGGCCGGCTCCCAGGAGCTCTATCTCTACATGCTCTCGATCCTGGTGGTGTTCCTCTGCCTCGCGGCGCTCTACGAGAGCTGGTCGATTCCCGTGGCGGTCATCCTGGTGGTACCGCTGGGGGTAGTGGGTGCCATCGCCGCTACCTATTTCCGTGGTTTGGGCAACGACGTCTTCTTCAAGGTGGGCCTGCTCACCACCATCGGCCTGGCCGCGAAGAACGCCATCCTCATCGTGGAATTCGCCAAGGAACTGCACGAGAGCGGCAAGAGCGTCGTCGACGCCGCGGTCGAAGCTGCGCGGATGCGCTTGCGCCCCATCCTCATGACCTCCATGGCCTTCATCCTGGGCGTGGTCCCGCTGGCGATCTCCTCGGGTGCCAGCTCGGGTAGTCAGCACGCGGTCGGTACCGGCGTGATCGGCGGTATGCTGACCGCCACGGTGCTGGCGATCTTCTGGATTCCGATGTTCTACGTGTTGGTCAGCAGTCTGTTCAAGGACAAGGCCAGCAAGGAGCAGGAAGCCCATGGCAAGGAAGGACACTGA
- the adeC gene encoding AdeC/AdeK/OprM family multidrug efflux complex outer membrane factor, giving the protein MKKSVLAMIMGTLAVSGCTLIPDYQRPTAPVENAWPHGQAYDALTVNRDQQAADIGWRDFYRDPALQRLIQLSLDNNRDLRQAALNVRLYQAQYRVQRAELFPDISVSGTGSRTRTPADLSTAAAIQQILNPQAGSPGGSIGSQYSVTLGFTSYELDLFGRLRSLNEQALFNYFATAEGRRSTQISLVSEVANAYYAWLTDQRMLQLTRETLAAYQRSYDLTQQTVDNGVASGLDLRQARTALEGARANLAQYTRQVAQDRNALALLLGTSIPADLPQGKGLDGNDLLAELPANLPSDLLQKRPDILQSELQLRAANANIGAARAAFFPRISLTAQGGTASRDLDGLFKGGSGYWTFSPSISIPIFTAGSLKASLDAAKIQKDINITTYEKSIQTAFREVADALAAKGTYDDQLQAQRDLVQASQEYYDLANLRYRQGIDNYLTVLDAQRSLYSSQQQLITDRLNQLNSSVTLYKALGGGWLEHSQTRPPLAAQP; this is encoded by the coding sequence ATGAAGAAGTCTGTCTTGGCGATGATCATGGGTACGCTGGCCGTTTCCGGCTGCACCCTGATCCCCGATTACCAGCGGCCCACTGCGCCGGTCGAGAATGCCTGGCCCCATGGCCAGGCCTACGACGCCCTGACGGTGAACCGCGACCAGCAGGCCGCCGACATCGGCTGGCGCGACTTCTATCGCGACCCGGCCTTGCAGCGGCTGATCCAGCTATCGCTGGACAACAACCGTGACCTGCGCCAGGCCGCGCTGAACGTGCGGCTGTACCAGGCGCAGTATCGCGTGCAGCGGGCCGAACTCTTTCCCGACATCAGCGTGAGCGGCACCGGCAGTCGTACCCGCACCCCAGCGGATCTGAGTACCGCTGCGGCGATTCAGCAGATCCTGAATCCCCAGGCGGGCAGTCCAGGCGGTTCCATTGGCAGCCAGTACAGCGTCACCCTGGGCTTCACCTCCTACGAACTGGACCTGTTCGGCCGTTTGCGTAGCCTGAACGAGCAGGCACTGTTCAACTACTTCGCCACCGCTGAAGGGCGCCGCAGCACCCAGATCTCGCTGGTGTCGGAAGTGGCCAATGCCTACTACGCCTGGCTCACCGATCAGCGCATGCTGCAACTGACCCGCGAGACCTTGGCGGCTTACCAACGCTCCTACGACCTGACCCAACAGACGGTCGACAACGGGGTGGCCAGCGGCCTGGACCTGCGCCAGGCGCGTACCGCCCTGGAAGGGGCGCGGGCGAACCTGGCGCAATACACCCGCCAGGTGGCCCAGGATCGCAACGCCCTGGCCCTGCTGCTGGGCACCTCGATCCCGGCGGACCTGCCCCAGGGCAAGGGCCTGGATGGCAACGACCTGCTCGCCGAGCTGCCGGCCAACCTGCCGTCGGATCTCTTGCAGAAGCGTCCGGACATCCTTCAGTCCGAGCTGCAACTGCGCGCCGCCAACGCCAATATCGGCGCGGCGCGCGCGGCGTTCTTCCCGCGCATCAGCCTGACCGCCCAGGGTGGTACCGCCAGTCGTGACCTGGATGGCCTGTTCAAGGGCGGTTCGGGCTACTGGACCTTCTCGCCGAGCATCAGCATCCCGATCTTCACCGCTGGCAGCCTCAAGGCCAGCCTGGATGCGGCCAAGATCCAGAAGGACATCAATATCACCACCTACGAGAAGTCGATCCAGACCGCCTTCCGCGAAGTGGCCGATGCCCTGGCTGCCAAAGGCACCTACGACGATCAGCTCCAGGCCCAGCGGGACCTGGTGCAGGCCAGCCAGGAGTACTATGACCTGGCCAACCTGCGCTATCGCCAGGGGATCGACAACTACCTCACGGTACTCGACGCCCAGCGCTCGCTGTACAGCTCCCAGCAGCAGCTGATCACCGATCGACTGAATCAGCTCAACAGCTCGGTCACCCTGTACAAGGCGCTCGGCGGTGGCTGGCTGGAGCACAGCCAGACGCGGCCGCCCTTGGCGGCGCAACCCTAA
- a CDS encoding YajG family lipoprotein: MRYRLLLGLLAAAGLTLAGCASSPQQLSPQPQITAPIAPVGQGQPVSVRVVDGRSSFTLGTRGGLYPDTSVVVVQTQDVIPKLQAAADKAVREMGFTPSPNAGPGAPRLTLTLADLSYQSPKELYVTSSSVGATFQVDVGNSQRSYRGRYSASLDQRFGMAPNAEANTKLVSDVLSDALTRVFKDPTVVQVLSGH; the protein is encoded by the coding sequence ATGCGCTATCGCCTGTTGCTTGGCCTGCTCGCCGCCGCTGGTCTGACCCTGGCCGGTTGTGCCAGCAGCCCCCAGCAATTGAGTCCGCAACCCCAGATCACCGCGCCCATCGCTCCGGTCGGTCAGGGCCAGCCGGTTTCGGTCCGGGTGGTCGACGGTCGCTCCTCCTTCACCCTGGGCACCCGCGGCGGCCTCTATCCCGACACCAGCGTGGTGGTGGTACAGACGCAAGACGTGATTCCCAAACTGCAGGCCGCCGCCGACAAGGCCGTGCGCGAGATGGGCTTCACCCCCTCGCCGAATGCCGGGCCGGGTGCGCCCCGCCTGACCCTGACCCTGGCCGATCTCAGCTACCAGTCGCCCAAGGAGTTGTACGTCACCTCGTCCAGCGTCGGGGCGACCTTCCAGGTCGACGTGGGCAACAGCCAGCGCAGCTACCGGGGCCGCTACAGCGCGAGCCTGGACCAGCGCTTCGGCATGGCGCCCAATGCCGAGGCCAACACCAAGCTGGTCAGCGACGTCCTGAGCGATGCCCTGACCCGGGTGTTCAAGGATCCGACCGTGGTGCAGGTACTCAGCGGTCACTGA